A DNA window from Vigna unguiculata cultivar IT97K-499-35 chromosome 10, ASM411807v1, whole genome shotgun sequence contains the following coding sequences:
- the LOC114166455 gene encoding uncharacterized protein LOC114166455 yields MAKRSGIFRLKTLSIDWLPKLEHVWEKDPEGIMGLQALEEMKVDDCGRLKSLFPASLATTDLTRLEVLEVRDCEELREIFGKDEKVGEGTTQHSAFPSLTTLTLENLPSLKYSIHCSKQQESTTNLSEGDIQEICLGSRSIPNTYFCLLESLTLDGCEFLADVLLPFNLLTFLTNLETLEVRNFDYVKIIFDVKCTTQEREVASMGQISLKKLVVSKLPNLENVWNDNPYGILTLHHLQELYVEECKALSSVFPPSVANNVIELENQVVEDVLLPFSMLHFLTNLETLEVRNCDSVKSIFDVKCATLDRDMTSVGQTLPFSLKKLVVSKLPNLENVWNDNPYGILTLHHLQELYVEECKALSSVFPPSVANNVIELENQVVEDVLLPFSMLHFLTNLETLEVRNLDSVKVIFDVKCTTQGRDVTYMGQTLPFSLKKLNVSKLSNLKNVWNEDPQVILSMHHLQEVCVEECEGLTSVFPASKDKYLLKLKNLVGKDCKGLMTIFAEDNIDPRTKLELTCPFVRSLELEGLPNFKYFYYSSLYLESHTENKVGSEKLLKCLSLGENGVNMILQGEFQPNLLDNIKVLTLRFGSDVFRYEILEEVPNIEKLVVCDGSFKEMFCCESGNNVLQKLKVLQLEYLGQLVSIGLENSWTDSFVRNLETFEVISCWRLKNLVACTVFFSNLTCLKVESCGGLLYLFTSSTAKSLVQLKRMEIKKCFSIEEIVCKEESDDDEIIFPNLSCLNLEWLGELGRFYRGSLSFPSLEELSVTYCKKMTTFCVGSLDAGKLSQVEFESEEVIIPLETDLNSIMWKKYLREISWLDLDRSKPELQEIWRGSLPIPNFCFRELATLKVNDCPFLSDAVLPFHLFSLLSKLETLEVRNCDSVKVIFDDVKCSTQDTLITSPMKNLVLSNLPELEAVWNEDPPHGILCMQHLKEVHVTKCKRLTSVFPASVAKDLELEELVIEECERLVAIVAEDNTDSSLELTLPCPYVKSLKLDGLQKFSYFYYCSLNTHLESPTQDQLPHEKCLSLGKNGMKMILRGELERNLLDSLKALTLRFSSDIFGYEILEEVPNIEKLVVCGGSFEKMFCCESRNNVLHQLKVLHLESLGELVSIGLENSWTDSFVRNLESFEVIKCGSLKSLVACTVSFSNLTCLKVEGCRSLSYLLTSSTAKSLGQLKRMEIKDCDSIEEIVSKEESDEDEIIFAKLSSLNLEWLSKLRSFYKGSLSFPSLEELTVSSCSEMITLCPGTVKADKLSQVKLNNFSEAIQLEIDLNSTMRKEFVRKNTQERWQNSLEFKDRADLQEIWSLSLKMHDFCFTYLETLIVDGCQLLSYVIPFAVLPLLPQLQTLQVRNCHSLKTIFDVKCTTQDISITFPLKTLVLWKLPNLETLWNEETDGNPAHPEGTNPNLTFPTLTSLTLCDLPNFNHNIHDATPTSELIISNLEDLTVGKNELKMIVDGEFQTNLLHNLKVLGLCFDNECDEFPEYGFLQQLPNVKKLMVWSSSFKLIFCHQRPNNSELLLQLKELRLESLGELVSIGLENPWTEPFVRNLETFEVISCSTLENLVTCTVSFSNLICLKVENCDGLSYLFTSSTAKSLGQLQRMKIKQCKSIEEILCGEESDENEIIFPQLSCLELDSLPNLLRFYRGNLSFPSLEKLSVTDCDDMVTLCPSTLNADKLGEPDLNSTMRKEFGRKISELEKLDLKSRPKLPEIWHDPLHILDLYFSKLVTMIVDDCQFLSDAVLPFSLLPLLPKLEKLVVGNCDSVKTIFDVKRATQDTLITLPLKILILSNLSNLENIWSEDPHGILSMDHLKEVRVKECKGLTSVFPASVAKDLMKLKDLVVEECKGLKAIVAEESKEDEIIFPQLMYLELETCNSLPYLFTSSTAKSLSELKSMKIKECKSIEEIVSKEGEESDENVKIKFEQLQDLYLEKLDELRCFYAGNFTLCFPSLEEVQVINCSSMKTFSASNKIDNSIKWYYSEYARPRKETDLNSALHRTSKEEAPDASSAIISVIQ; encoded by the exons ATGGCAAAACGTTCCGGAATATTCCGTCTGAAAACACTGTCTATAGATTGGCTACCAAAACTGGAGCATGTATGGGAGAAGGATCCGGAGGGAATTATGGGCCTTCAAGCGCTAGAGGAAATGAAAGTTGATGATTGTGGGCGTCTTAAAAGTTTGTTTCCAGCATCCTTGGCCACCACAGATCTCACCAGACTTGAAGTGCTTGAGGTAAGAGATTGTGAGGAATTGAGAGAGATATTTGGGAAGGATGAAAAAGTTGGAGAAGGAACAACACAACACTCTGCGTTTCCTTCTCTCACCACATTGACGCTGGAGAATTTGCCATCCCTCAAATACTCTATCCACTGCTCCAAACAACAG GAGAGTACAACAAATTTGAGTGAGGGAGATATACAAGAGATATGTCTTGGCTCACGGTCCATTCCAAACACCTACTTCTGTCTCTTAGAATCTCTAACTCTTGATGGTTGCGAGTTTTTAGCCGATGTACTGCTACCATTCAATTTGCTTACTTTCTTAACTAATTTGGAAACGTTGGAAGTTCGAAACTTTGATTATGTCAAAATCATCTTTGATGTCAAATGTACAACACAAGAGAGAGAGGTGGCATCTATGGGACAAATTTCTCTAAAGAAATTGGTTGTATCCAAGCTGCCAAATCTAGAGAATGTATGGAATGATAATCCTTATGGAATTCTAACCTTACACCACCTACAAGAATTATATGTTGAGGAATGTAAAGCCCTTTCAAGTGTGTTTCCACCATCGGTAGCCAACAACGTTATAGAACTTGAAAATCAAGTAGTGGAAGATGTACTGCTACCGTTCAGTATGCTTCATTTCTTAACTAATTTGGAAACGTTGGAAGTTCGAAACTGTGATTCTGTCAAATCCATTTTTGATGTGAAATGTGCAACACTGGACAGAGATATGACATCTGTGGGACAAACCCTCCCCTTTTCTCTAAAGAAATTGGTTGTATCCAAGCTGCCAAATCTAGAGAATGTATGGAATGATAATCCTTATGGAATTCTAACCTTACACCACCTACAAGAATTATATGTTGAGGAATGTAAAGCCCTTTCAAGTGTGTTTCCACCATCGGTAGCCAACAACGTTATAGAACTTGAAAATCAAGTAGTGGAAGATGTACTGCTACCGTTCAGTATGCTTCATTTCTTAACTAATTTGGAAACGTTAGAAGTTCGAAACTTGGATTCTGTCAAAGTCATTTTTGATGTCAAATGTACAACACAAGGCAGAGATGTGACATATATGGGACAAACCCTTCCTTTTTCTCTGAAGAAATTGAATGTATCAAAGCTGTCAAATCTGAAGAATGTTTGGAATGAAGATCCTCAAGTAATTCTCAGCATGCACCATTTACAAGAAGTTTGTGTTGAGGAATGCGAAGGCCTTACAAGTGTGTTTCCAGCATCAAAAGACAAGTATCTTCTGAAACTTAAAAATCTAGTAGGGAAAGACTGTAAAGGATTGATGACTATTTTTGCAGAGGATAATATAGATCCAAGAACAAAGCTAGAGCTTACATGTCCCTTTGTGAGATCATTGGAACTTGAGGGTTTGCCCAACTTCAAGTATTTTTACTACAGCTCACTGTATCTAGAATCACATACCGAGAATAAAGTCGGCAGTGAAAAG TTATTAAAGTGCTTGTCATTGGGGGAAAATGGAGTAAATATGATTTTGCAAGGAGAATTTCAGCCAAACCTCCTAGACAACATAAAAGTTCTTACTCTCCGCTTTGGTTCGGATGTATTTCGCTATGAAATTCTAGAAGAGGTTCCGAATATAGAGAAACTTGTGGTGTGCGATGGTTCCTTCAAGGAGATGTTCTGTTGTGAAAGTGGTAATAATGTGTTACAGAAGCTGAAAGTATTACAGTTGGAGTACCTTGGACAGCTGGTTTCCATTGGGTTAGAGAACTCTTGGACTGATTCATTTGTCAGAAACTTAGAAACCTTTGAAGTCATTAGTTGTTGGAGATTAAAAAACTTAGTAGCATGCACAGTGTTTTTCTCCAATCTGACATGTTTGAAAGTAGAAAGTTGCGGTGGCTTACTATATTTGTTCACGTCCTCAACAGCCAAAAGTTTGGTTCAACTGAAAAGAATGGAGataaaaaagtgtttttcaaTCGAAGAGATAGTGTGTAAGGAGGAATCAGATGATGATGAGATAATATTTCCGAACCTCAGTTGTTTAAATCTTGAATGGTTAGGGGAGCTGGGAAGGTTCTACAGAGGGAGTTTAAGTTTCCCATCCTTGGAGGAACTGTCAGTAACATATTGTAAAAAGATGACAACATTTTGTGTAGGAAGTCTAGACGCAGGCAAGTTGTCTCAAGTAGAATTTGAATCCGAAGAGGTTATTATTCCATTGGAAACCGATCTCAACTCAATTATGTGGAAGAAATATCTGAGAGAG ATATCATGGCTTGATCTCGACAGAAGTAAACCAGAACTACAAGAGATATGGCGTGGCTCACTGCCTATACCCAACTTCTGTTTCAGAGAGTTGGCCACATTGAAGGTGAATGATTGTCCGTTTTTATCGGATGCAGTGCTACCCTTCCATTTATTTTCCCTATTATCCAAATTGGAAACATTGGAAGTTCGAAACTGTGATTCTGTCAAAGTCATATTTGATGATGTCAAATGTTCAACACAAGACACTTTAATTACTTCTCCTATGAAGAATTTGGTTTTATCGAACCTGCCAGAGCTGGAAGCTGTTTGGAACGAAGATCCTCCTCATGGAATTTTATGCATGCAACATCTAAAAGAAGTACATGTTACTAAATGTAAAAGGCTTACAAGCGTGTTTCCAGCATCTGTAGCCAAAGATCTTGAACTTGAAGAACTAGTAATTGAAGAGTGTGAGAGATTGGTGGCAATTGTTGCAGAGGATAATACAGATTCAAGTCTAGAGCTTACGCTTCCCTGTCCCTATGTCAAATCATTGAAATTAGATGGTTTGCAAAAGTTCAGCTACTTTTATTACTGCTCACTCAATACGCATCTGGAATCTCCTACCCAAGATCAACTCCCTCATGAGAAG TGCCTGTCATTAGGGAAAAATGGAATGAAGATGATTTTGCGAGGAGAATTGGAGAGAAACCTCTTGGACAGTTTAAAAGCTCTTACTCTCCGCTTTAGTTCAGATATATTTGGATATGAAATTCTAGAAGAGGTTCCGAACATAGAGAAACTTGTGGTGTGTGGTGGTTCATTCGAGAAGATGTTCTGTTGTGAAAGTCGTAATAATGTGTTACATCAGCTGAAAGTATTACACTTGGAGTCTCTTGGAGAGCTGGTTTCCATTGGGTTAGAGAACTCTTGGACTGATTCATTTGTCAGAAACTTAGAAAGCTTTGAAGTCATTAAATGTGGGAGTTTAAAAAGCTTGGTAGCATGCACAGTGTCTTTCTCCAATCTGACGTGTTTGAAAGTAGAAGGTTGTCGTAGCTTATCATATTTGTTGACATCCTCAACAGCCAAAAGTTTGGGTCAACTGAAAAGAATGGAAATAAAAGATTGTGATTCGATTGAAGAGATAGTGTCTAAGGAGGAATCAGACGAGGATGAGATAATATTTGCGAAGCTCAGTAGTTTAAATCTTGAATGGTTATCTAAGCTCAGAAGCTTCTATAAAGGGAGTTTAAGTTTTCCATCCTTGGAGGAATTGACAGTATCATCTTGTTCCGAGATGATAACTTTATGTCCAGGTACAGTGAAAGCAGACAAGTTGTCTCAAGTTAAACTGAATAACTTCTCAGAGGCTATTCAATTGGAAATTGATCTCAACTCTACTATGAGGAAGGAATTTGTGAGAAAG AATACACAAGAGAGATGGCAAAATAGTCTTGAGTTCAAAGATAGGGCAGACCTACAAGAGATATGGAGTCTCTCACTGAAAATGCATGACTTTTGTTTCACTTACTTGGAAACCTTGATTGTGGACGGGTGCCAACTTTTATCATATGTAATCCCCTTCGCTGTGCTTCCTTTGTTACCTCAATTGCAAACGTTGCAAGTTCGAAACTGTCATTCTCTCAAAACCATATTTGATGTCAAATGTACAACACAAGACATATCAATTACTTTTCCTCTGAAGACATTAGTTTTATGGAAGCTGCCAAATCTGGAAACCCTTTGGAATGAAGAAACAGATGGAAATCCAGCTCATCCAGAAGGAACCAATCCCAACCTTACGTTCCCCACTCTGACGTCATTGACGCTATGCGATTTGCCCAACTTCAACCATAATATTCATGATGCAACACCAACATCTGAG CTAATTATATCCAACTTAGAGGATCTGACAGTGggtaaaaatgaattaaagatGATTGTGGACGGAGAATTTCAGACAAACCTTTTACACAACTTAAAAGTTCTCGGTCTGTGCTTTGATAATGAGTGTGATGAATTTCCGGAGTATGGATTTCTACAACAGTTGCCAAATGTAAAGAAGCTTATGGTGTGGAGTAGTTCCTTCAAGCTCATTTTCTGCCATCAAAGACCTAATAATAGTGAACTTCTATTACAGCTCAAAGAATTACGGTTGGAGTCCCTTGGAGAGCTAGTTTCCATTGGGTTAGAGAACCCATGGACTGAGCCCTTTGTCAGAAATCTAGAAACTTTTGAAGTGATTAGTTGTTCCACTTTGGAAAACTTGGTAACATGCACAGTGTCTTTCTCAAATCTGATATGTTTAAAAGTAGAAAATTGTGATGGTTTGTCATATTTGTTCACATCCTCAACAGCCAAAAGTTTGGGTCAACTCCAAAGAATGAAGATAAAACAGTGTAAATCCATTGAAGAAATATTGTGTGGGGAGGAATCAGATGAGAATGAGATAATATTTCCACAGCTCAGTTGTTTAGAACTTGATAGTTTACCGAATCTGCTAAGGTTCTACAGAGGGAATTTAAGTTTCCCATCCTTGGAAAAATTGTCAGTAACAGATTGCGATGATATGGTAACTTTATGTCCAAGTACGCTAAACGCAGACAAGTTGGGAGAACCTGATCTGAACTCTACTATGCGAAAGGAATTTGGGAGAAAG ATTTCAGAACTTGAAAAACTTGATCTCAAAAGTAGACCAAAACTACCAGAGATATGGCATGACCCACTGCATATCCTAGACTTGTATTTCAGTAAATTGGTCACAATGATTGTGGACGACTGCCAGTTTTTATCAGATGCAGTGTTACCCTTCTCTTTACTTCCTTTATTACCCAAATTGGAGAAATTGGTAGTTGGAAACTGTGATTCTGTAAAAACCATATTTGATGTCAAACGTGCCACACAAGACACATTAATTACTCTGCCTCTGAAGATATTGATTTTATCCAACTTGTCGAATCTGGAGAATATTTGGAGTGAAGATCCTCATGGGATTCTAAGCATGGATCATCTAAAAGAAGTACGTGTTAAGGAGTGTAAAGGCCTTACAAGTGTGTTTCCAGCATCAGTGGCCAAAGATCTTATGAAACTTAAAGATCTAGTCGTGGAAGAGTGTAAGGGATTGAAGGCAATTGTTGCAGAGGAATCCAAGGAGGATGAGATAATATTTCCGCAACTCATGTATTTGGAGCTAGAAACTTGCAATAGCCTGCCATATTTGTTCACATCTTCAACAGCAAAAAGCTTGAGTGAACTCAAAAGTATGAAGATAAAAGAATGTAAATCAATTGAAGAGATAGTATCAAAGGAGGGGGAGGAATCTGATgagaatgtaaaaataaaatttgagcaGCTGCAAGATTTGTATCTTGAAAAATTAGATGAGCTAAGGTGTTTCTACGCTGGCaattttactttatgttttccATCCCTGGAGGAAGTCCAAGTCATCAACTGCAGCTCCATGAAAACTTTCAGTGCATCCAACAAAATAGATAATTCCATAAAGTGGTATTATTCAGAATATGCGAGACCCCGGAAGGAAACCGATCTTAATTCTGCTCTACACAGAACTTCCAAAGAAGAG GCTCCCGATGCTTCTAGCGCCATCATTTCAGTTATTCAATAG
- the LOC114166353 gene encoding disease resistance protein SUMM2-like: MDTVLKIVDPVIEFVRDHGINQLTYIFCYTKYFEELNKRVKRLGEEKERLDRQRDEAKRKGDIVEDRVEEWFEEVGEFESRVEKYMNNAGHKKTRGLYYLFPYYRHKLGRQAKKMEPEALRLKDECPKDDEVSHAEKVTSFDLTSSYSGYIEFDSRKSIVDDIMTKLKDPNMKIIGLHGAQGMGKSTLIKKIANKAKDEGLFDRVAEIDVTEYPNPLTIQADIAHVLGLPLAGESENVRADYLRRWLKIENVSILIILDNLHERLDLNRLGIPVDDDYDLRKKNELSISNQKTASDKQGTSGDKQGTGAKVLKKTNFLGDYKGCKVLLSSRDKNVFRDEVDVESNFCLKELDGNDALMLFEKVTGGGNKMSMPKEEIQNYCTGLPMRIVTLAVAFKNWIESESKPTLDKFKKQGLVEWQKSSETPNKKKYDLPKNKELKFIYLLCAQMGHLPLVNDLVKYCFGLGIFEGVSSLSAAREKINESLQELKNLGLVSYENPNIHFHMSHMVRDDALSNALMDHNVFAFRDGKLDYWPDLEKCISISICNSYITDGFPHVINCPQLQFLQIETIDPSLEIPQRFFSSMKNLLVLILAGFHLSSLPYSIEDLLNLRMLCLERCTLDCNLSVLRKFKKLRILSFSGSQLKNLPVELRYLDKLRMLDISDCFKLEIIPLDLFSNLTCLEELYIRKSLIKMLVEKWENEGHNSFLSELKNLHQLKVVDLSIPCVSILPNHLFFDRLKDYKIEIGDFEMFSVGEFRMPNKYEELKVLALQLKDDTDIHSHQGIKLLFKTTQSLFLGNVCVQNVVNELNIDEFQNLKHLSIINNNDVEYFNSTDLSYCVNIFSNLESLYLYNMMKLKMICRGPITLESFAKLKTIKVEMCCQLENLFSFYAIKISTSTGTSEIFKCNSNMKKFLASLEMIEVCECESLKEILQIPPDCVKDCECESLKEILQIPQDYGKVEFLKLRTLTLQSLPSFTCFYTKVERYCWPYSTEAQTTNRCHTEISTEEDGHSDNAPPLFGEPVEVPNLENLNLSSLNIRKIWSDQHLSSFYFQNLIKLVVKDCDKLTHLCSLPMASSMKKLKSLVISGCLKMEKIFEIEGISANKVCVFPKLEEIHLSKMKRLTDMWQTEVGIDSFSSLISVRIEECDQLDKIFPSHMEGWFESLINLQISKCKSVEEIFEINDSQEIDASGGIDTNLQVILLEELPKLKELWSKDPDGILNFKKLRTIDVSYCDELRNLFPASVAKDVPKLERMSVLYCERMMEIVSNKDTSEADNDPLEFPELTFVRLYGLPTMKQFYKGRHPIKCPKLKELSMGKCTKLKTFLQETSDEKFVFSAEEVSMILSEFQKQKV, encoded by the exons ATGGATACTGTGCTGAAAATAGTTGATCCAGTAATTGAGTTTGTGCGGGATCATGGTATTAATCAGTTGACCTACATTTTTTGTTACACGAAATATTTTGAGGAACTAAATAAGAGAGTTAAGCGCCttggagaagaaaaagagaggttAGATCGTCAACGTGATGAAGCTAAAAGAAAGGGTGACATTGTTGAAGATAGGGTTGAAGAATGGTTTGAGGAAGTGGGTGAATTTGAGAGTAGGGTTGAGAAGTACATGAATAATGCAGGTCACAAGAAGACAAGgggtttatattatttatttccttACTATAGACACAAACTTGGCAGACAAGCAAAGAAGATGGAACCGGAGGCTTTGAGGCTAAAAGATGAGTGCCCCAAGGATGACGAAGTTTCTCATGCAGAGAAAGTAACATCTTTTGATCTCACTTCGTCTTATTCTGGCTACATTGAATTTGATAGTAGAAAATCCATCGTGGATGACATAATGACAAAACTTAAAGATCCCAATATGAAAATTATTGGACTCCATGGAGCACAAGGGATGGGTAAGAgcacattaataaaaaaaattgctaatAAAGCTAAAGATGAGGGGTTGTTTGATAGGGTGGCTGAAATAGATGTAACTGAATATCCCAATCCTCTCACAATTCAGGCAGATATTGCACACGTGTTAGGATTGCCATTAGCGGGGGAAAGTGAGAATGTAAGAGCTGATTATCTGAGGAGATGGTTAAAGATAGAAAATGTGAGCATCCTTATAATCTTGGATAACCTTCATGAGAGATTAGACTTGAATAGGTTAGGGATTCCGGTTGATGATGATTATGACTTAAGAAAGAAGAACGAGTTAAGCATAAGTAACCAGAAAACTGCAAGCGACAAACAGGGTACTAGCGGCGACAAACAGGGTACTGGCGCAAAAGtcctaaaaaaaacaaatttccttGGTGATTATAAGGGATGCAAAGTTTTGCTTTCTTCACGTGATAAGAATGTATTTCGTGATGAGGTTGATGTTGagtcaaatttttgtttaaaggaATTAGATGGTAATGATGCCTTGATGTTGTTTGAGAAGGTGACTGGAGGAGGTAATAAAATGTCTATGCCTAAAGAAGAAATCCAGAACTATTGTACAGGGTTACCCATGAGAATAGTTACACTTGCAGTGGCATTTAAAAACTGGATTGAGTCAGAAAGCAAACCTACACTGGACAAATTTAAAAAGCAAGGTCTGGTTGAATGGCAAAAGTCTTCGGAGACTcctaacaagaaaaaatatgacCTTCCAAAAAATAAGGAACTCAAGTTCATTTACTTGCTTTGTGCTCAAATGGGTCACCTACCCCTGGTTAATGACTTGGTCAAATATTGCTTTGGATTAGGTATATTTGAAGGGGTCTCTTCCCTTAGTGCAGCTcgtgaaaaaataaatgaatcgCTCCAAGAGCTGAAAAACTTGGGTTTGGTGTCGTACGAAAATCCTAATATTCATTTCCATATGTCTCATATGGTTCGAGATGATGCTTTAAGTAATGCACTCATGGATCACAATGTTTTTGCTTTTAGAGATGGAAAACTAGATTATTGGCCAGATCTTGAAAAATGCATTTCTATTTCTATATGCAATAGTTACATTACAGATGGGTTTCCTCATGTCATAAATTGTCCTCAACTTCAATTTTTGCAAATAGAAACTATTGATCCGTCTTTGGAAATACCTCAGAGATTTTTTAGCAGCATGAAAAACTTGTTAGTTTTAATATTGGCTGGTTTTCACCTATCAAGCTTACCATATTCAATTGAAGACCTATTGAACCTTAGAATGCTTTGTTTGGAGCGGTGCACTTTGGATTGCAATTTATCGGTATTgagaaagtttaaaaaattaagaattctCAGTTTCTCTGGATCTCAACTTAAAAATTTGCCAGTTGAGTTACGATACTTGGATAAGTTGCGAATGCTAGACATCAGCGATTGTTTTAAACTGGAGATTATTCCACTTGatcttttttctaatttgaCGTGTTTGGAAGAGTTGTATATAAGAAAAAGCTTGATCAAAATGTTGGTGGAAAAATGGGAAAACGAAGGTCATAATTCGTTTCTTTCTGAGCTAAAGAATTTGCATCAGTTGAAAGTGGTGGACTTAAGCATCCCGTGTGTTTCAATTTTGCCCAATCACTTATTCTTTGACAGGTTAAAAGATTACAAGATTGAAATTGGGGACTTTGAAATGTTTTCCGTTGGAGAATTTAGGATGCCCAATAAATATGAAGAACTCAAAGTATTGGCATTGCAGCTAAAGGACGACACTGATATTCACTCTCATCAAGGCATAAAATTGTTGTTTAAAACAACACAAAGTTTGTTCTTGGGAAATGTATGTGTTCAAAATGTTGTTAATGAGTTGAACATAGACGAATTTCAGAATTTGAAACACTTATCCATCATAAATAACAATGATGTCGAATATTTCAATTCAACAGATTTGTCTTATTGTGTGAACATTTTTTCCAATTTGGAATCTCTGTACCTCTACAACATGATGAAGTTAAAGATGATATGTCGTGGTCCAATTACACTTGAATCATTTGCCAAATTAAAAACCATCAAGGTTGAGATGTGTTGCCAATTGGAAAATCTCTTCTCCTTCTACGCAATTAAAATTTCTACTAGCACAGGAACAAGTGagatttttaaatgtaattctAACATGAAGAAATTTCTAGCTAGTTTAGAAATGATTGAGGTTTGTGAATGTGAATCTTTAAAGGAGATCCTTCAAATACCACCGGATTGTGTTAAGGATTGTGAATGTGAATCTTTAAAGGAGATCCTTCAAATACCACAGGATTATGGTAAGGTTGAGTTTCTCAAATTACGAACATTGACACTCCAATCATTGCCATCATTTACTTGTTTTTATACCAAAGTGGAGAGATATTGCTGGCCATATTCGACAGAGGCTCAAACTACAAATAGGTGTCACACAGAAATTTCTACTGAAGAAGATGGCCACAGTGACAATGCGCCTCCTCTTTTTGGTGAACCA GTTGAAGTTCCAAACTTAGAAAACTTGAATTTATCCTCACTCAACATTCGTAAGATATGGAGCGACCAACACTTATCAAGTTTCTACTTTCAAAACTTGATAAAGTTAGTTGTGAAAGATTGTGATAAATTAACCCATCTATGTTCATTACCTATGGCTAGCAGTATGAAGAAGTTGAAAAGCCTCGTCATAAGTGGGTGTCTGAAAATGGAAAAGATTTTTGAGATTGAAGGAATTAGTGCAAACAAG GTTTGTGTCTTCCCTAAGCTGGAGGAAATCCACCTTAGCAAAATGAAGAGGTTAACAGATATGTGGCAAACTGAAGTGGGTATTGATTCCTTCTCTAGTCTCATTTCCGTAAGGATTGAAGAATGTGATCAATTGGACAAGATTTTTCCGAGTCACATGGAAGGATGGTTTGAAAGCTTGATTAACTTGCAAATTTCTAAGTGCAAATCTGTGGAAGAGATTTTTGAAATCAATGATTCTCAAGAAATAGATGCATCTGGTGGGATAGACACAAATTTGCAAGTTATTCTTCTAGAAGAACTCCCAAAGTTGAAGGAATTGTGGAGCAAAGATCCAGATGGAATTCTCAACTTTAAAAAACTTCGGACTATAGATGTAAGTTATTGTGATGAACTAAGGAATTTGTTTCCAGCTTCTGTGGCAAAAGATGTACCAAAGCTTGAACGCATGTCAGTATTGTATTGCGAGAGGATGATGGAAATTGTTTCAAATAAAGATACATCAGAAGCTGATAATGATCCATTAGAGTTTCCTGAACTAACATTTGTGAGATTGTACGGACTTCCAACCATGAAGCAATTCTACAAGGGGAGACATCCAATAAAGTGCCCAAAGTTGAAGGAATTGAGTATGGGCAAGTGTACGAAGCTTAAAACATTTCTACAAGAAACAAGTGATGAAAAGTTTGTTTTCTCGGCTGAAGAGGTAAGCATGATTTTATCAGAGTTTCAGAAACAAAAAGTTTAA